A stretch of DNA from Shinella zoogloeoides:
TGGACCGCAGCCGCTGAGCGCGAAGCCCGCCAGGTTGCTGAAGCACAAGAGCCCGACGTGCATCTGCCGTCGATGAAGGCGGGGCATGAAGTTGTCGAGGACTATTCCCATATCGGATTGACCCTCCGTCAGCATCCGGTTTCCTTCCTCCGCGAGGATCTTCGCCGGAAGCGGATGGTGACCTGCGCCGAAGCAATGGCTGCGCGAGACGGTCAATGGCTGATGAGCGGTGGGCTCGTGCTGGTGCGCCAGCGTCCGGGCTCGGCCAAAGGTGTCATGTTCATGACGCTCGAGGATGAGACGGGCATCATCAACGCGGTTATCTGGCCGAAGGTGTTCGAGCGCCAGCGCCGGCTCGTGCTCTCCAGCTCGATGTTGGCGATCAATGGAAAGATCCAGCGCGAAGGCGACGTGGTGCATCTGGTTGCGCAACGTCTGTTCGATCTCTCTGAAGACCTCGGCCGCCTGGGCGAGCGAGACGAGCAGTTTCCCTTGCCCCACAGACGAGGGGATGAGTTCGCCCATGGCAATGGCGCGCCGGATCCGCGTGATCGGCCAAAGGCGGCAGTGTCGGCACGTGAGATATACGTGCCGGACTTGCTGATCGATCGGTTGAAGGTCAAGAGCCGAAATTTCCATTGATCGCCCACACCCAGATATGGTTGATTGGCAGAGGGTTAGATGCGAATGCGCGCTGTGTCGTCCAAAATCTCAATGTCCACGCCGAATTTTCCGCAGTGCTCCCGAAATCGCTGGAGAATCCTTTCCGCGTCGTGACCGTGGGCAAGCTCTGGTGCGAGGCGCTCTTCCAAAGCTTCGCTTTTCAAGGCTTCTGCGCCACCGATGACGACCGGGTGAAATGACAAACCGGCCAACTGGCCATTGTCGTCGAACGAGCACAGGCCAATCACACTCTCCCATACTTCACGCGCCCGCCATTTCGATTTCACGGATTTCACATGGAAAATGAAGTTGCCGAGACTGTAGAAGATCGGCCGCCCGCGGTAGATTTCGACCGGCTGAAGGACGGGAGCGCCATGGCTCACGAACATCACCGCCCCCGCGTCGATGCATTTCTTCGCAACGGCACCCACCCATTCAGCCACCTGATACCAGTCCGCGGCCCAGTGATGGTGGTGCAGGTAGGCGATGACAAGGCACCCTTCTTCGGCCGCTGACGCGATCGTGGCGAGATTTCGGGAGAGGGAGTCTTCGTCGATTTTGACGTTTCGGCCGAACCGGTCGGAACGCCTGAATATCGCGCGAGCGATGCTCAGCTCAGTCTCTGGATCGACATGCGGCGTGTCGTCAGGCTGGCTGTCATTGGCGAGGTCCATCGCTGTGTAGCCAACATTGTCACGGACCGTGCGCA
This window harbors:
- a CDS encoding CapA family protein; translation: MINTFTIAVTGQSLIKHDTRDINTAGFREVQEVLRRADFSFTNFESTILGSHGGWPLKGAVFGCSQPNVLDALQALGFQGLALSNNHAFDLGPSGVLSTLEEVERRGFLHAGIGRNRTAASRAAKGSVGRRKVALVAMDGGPGPDFMYAADASIGRPERPGVNRLKLSKVIDVDADAFEQLRTVRDNVGYTAMDLANDSQPDDTPHVDPETELSIARAIFRRSDRFGRNVKIDEDSLSRNLATIASAAEEGCLVIAYLHHHHWAADWYQVAEWVGAVAKKCIDAGAVMFVSHGAPVLQPVEIYRGRPIFYSLGNFIFHVKSVKSKWRAREVWESVIGLCSFDDNGQLAGLSFHPVVIGGAEALKSEALEERLAPELAHGHDAERILQRFREHCGKFGVDIEILDDTARIRI